In the genome of Christensenella timonensis, one region contains:
- a CDS encoding PIN/TRAM domain-containing protein: MFYKLMRLFIIVLGFLIGPGLVLLGVTLYNYFAQADLFSNFQTWVPFAAYIASGIISGIIFSVLSRRMAQAFERNTKSIEQRLEATPTTTLFAGTVGLIAGLVVAALISVIIGLIPIAWISIPLTILVYLLFGSIGLSIGVRRRVDIAGLIRGKKPAGGKAPDKRGGIPPKILDTSVIIDGRILDICKTGMFEGDIVVPEFVLKELQKIADSADSMKRTRGRRGLDILGDMQKELKTRVKVTDVDYEDVPEVDIKLLKLARDIGGTVVTNDYNLNKVAAVQDVPVFNINELANAVKPILMAGEEMSVTIVKDGKEQSQGIAYLDDGTMIVVEGAKGMSDKTLQVIVTSVLQTAAGRMIFAKIK, translated from the coding sequence ATGTTTTACAAGCTGATGAGACTATTCATCATTGTACTGGGCTTTTTGATCGGGCCGGGGCTTGTGCTGCTGGGCGTGACCTTATATAATTACTTCGCGCAGGCCGACCTGTTCTCGAATTTCCAAACGTGGGTGCCGTTCGCTGCATATATTGCCAGTGGAATCATATCCGGAATCATATTTTCAGTTTTATCCCGCAGGATGGCGCAGGCGTTTGAGAGGAATACCAAAAGCATCGAGCAGAGGCTGGAGGCAACGCCCACGACCACGCTTTTTGCGGGGACGGTCGGGCTCATCGCGGGCCTTGTGGTGGCGGCGCTGATATCCGTCATCATCGGCCTCATACCCATTGCCTGGATATCCATCCCGCTGACGATCCTCGTTTACCTGCTGTTCGGCTCGATCGGCCTTTCGATCGGCGTGCGGCGCAGGGTGGACATCGCGGGGCTGATCCGGGGCAAAAAGCCGGCAGGCGGCAAAGCGCCGGACAAAAGGGGAGGCATCCCTCCCAAGATCCTCGATACCAGCGTGATCATCGACGGGCGCATTTTGGATATTTGCAAGACGGGGATGTTCGAGGGGGATATCGTGGTGCCGGAGTTCGTGTTGAAGGAGCTGCAAAAGATCGCCGATTCGGCGGATTCCATGAAGCGTACGCGCGGGCGGCGCGGCCTCGATATCCTCGGCGACATGCAGAAGGAGCTCAAAACGCGGGTCAAGGTGACGGACGTCGACTATGAGGACGTACCGGAGGTGGATATCAAGCTGCTGAAGCTCGCAAGGGACATAGGCGGCACGGTGGTGACCAACGATTATAACTTAAACAAGGTAGCGGCGGTGCAGGATGTGCCGGTGTTCAACATCAACGAGCTGGCGAACGCTGTCAAGCCGATTCTGATGGCGGGCGAGGAAATGAGCGTGACCATCGTCAAGGACGGCAAGGAACAAAGCCAGGGCATCGCTTACCTCGACGACGGGACGATGATCGTCGTGGAAGGCGCAAAGGGCATGAGCGACAAAACGTTGCAGGTTATCGTTACCAGCGTATTGCAGACGGCGGCAGGGCGGATGATCTTTGCGAAAATCAAATGA
- the radA gene encoding DNA repair protein RadA, whose amino-acid sequence MVKAKTQFVCSECGYTSGKWSGKCPSCNEWNTLVEEVVQAAPAGKGKVICAPARIVTFDKIPLESEKRFSTGIGEFDRVLGGGVVPGGVCLAGGEPGIGKSTLFLQVAKLLCAYGNVLYVSGEESPAQIKMRAQRLGVADHIYLMAETEVGSILAGVEELKPKFLILDSIQTLYDANLSSAPGSVAQVRGCASRITQAAKRMGIATFIIGHVTKEGAIAGPRVLEHLVDTVLYFEGERTSNLRILRAVKNRFGSTDEIGVFEMRDMGMMEVKNPTMLFEGDFADDLSGVSIFAATQGTRPMLLEIQALCAHTQLNIPRRLCSGLDNNRLYMICAVLEKKIGLKLYNEDIFVNVAGGIKVKEYAADMAMAMSIVSSLRNLPIPRDTAFIGEIGLSGEIRHVSQLSRRVNECAKMGVRRVFVPKYSIEAGMDRNIKVEGVGTLSDVLARAF is encoded by the coding sequence ATGGTTAAGGCAAAGACGCAGTTCGTATGCTCGGAGTGCGGGTATACGAGCGGGAAATGGTCGGGGAAGTGCCCGTCGTGCAACGAATGGAACACGCTGGTCGAGGAAGTGGTGCAGGCAGCCCCCGCGGGCAAGGGCAAGGTCATTTGTGCACCGGCCAGGATCGTCACCTTTGACAAGATACCGCTGGAAAGCGAAAAGCGCTTTTCCACGGGCATCGGCGAATTTGACCGCGTCCTCGGCGGCGGCGTGGTGCCGGGCGGCGTATGCCTTGCGGGCGGCGAGCCGGGTATCGGAAAATCCACCTTGTTTTTGCAGGTGGCAAAGCTTTTGTGCGCGTACGGCAACGTGCTTTATGTCTCGGGAGAGGAATCCCCCGCGCAGATCAAGATGCGCGCGCAGCGCCTTGGTGTGGCGGATCACATTTACCTGATGGCGGAAACAGAGGTGGGCAGCATCTTAGCGGGCGTGGAGGAGCTAAAGCCCAAATTTTTGATCCTCGATTCGATCCAGACGCTATACGACGCGAACCTTTCCTCTGCGCCGGGCAGCGTGGCGCAGGTGCGCGGGTGTGCTTCGCGCATTACGCAGGCGGCGAAGCGCATGGGTATCGCTACGTTCATCATCGGCCATGTAACCAAGGAGGGCGCCATCGCGGGGCCGCGCGTTTTGGAGCACCTCGTGGACACGGTGCTTTATTTTGAAGGGGAACGCACCTCGAACCTGCGCATTTTGCGCGCGGTGAAAAACAGGTTTGGCTCCACGGACGAAATCGGTGTTTTCGAGATGCGCGATATGGGTATGATGGAAGTAAAGAACCCGACGATGCTCTTTGAGGGGGATTTTGCGGACGACTTATCGGGCGTCTCCATCTTTGCGGCCACGCAGGGCACGCGCCCCATGCTTTTGGAGATACAGGCGCTGTGCGCGCATACGCAGCTTAACATCCCGCGCAGGCTGTGTTCGGGCCTCGACAACAACCGCCTGTATATGATCTGCGCGGTGCTGGAGAAAAAGATCGGCTTAAAGCTTTACAACGAGGATATTTTCGTGAATGTGGCGGGCGGCATCAAAGTAAAGGAATATGCCGCGGACATGGCGATGGCGATGTCCATCGTCTCCTCCCTTAGGAACCTGCCCATTCCGCGGGACACGGCGTTCATCGGCGAGATCGGGCTTTCGGGCGAGATCCGCCACGTTTCCCAGCTTTCGCGGCGCGTGAATGAATGCGCGAAGATGGGCGTTAGGCGCGTATTTGTGCCGAAATACAGCATCGAAGCCGGCATGGACAGAAATATCAAGGTGGAGGGGGTAGGGACGCTTTCGGATGTGCTTGCGAGGGCCTTTTAG